GAGCTTTTGCAGGGACGCCGCATTATCCTCTGTGACGACAACAATCTGCTTGCAGGCGACAAAGCGGCTTTTCTTGTTGCATTGCTTGAATCAGCAGGCTGCACAACGCTCTTGATGACCCCGGAAGAGCATGACCGGGTCATTGCAAAAATAAGCCATCTGCCCCAACTGCTTTCGACACTGCTGATGACCTGGTGCGGAGATTCAATCAGTAAATCCGGACCCGGCTTCGCCACGCTTGCACGGCTGGCAGGAAGTTCGTGGGATATCTGGCGAGACATCATCGCCACGAACAGCGACAACATTGCAGATGAACTTGAACGCTTTTCCCGAGAACTTGACCTGCTCTCGCACGAGGTGCGAAAACATGACCTTGAGCAGCTTGAATCGCGCTTCAATGAGGCCAATCGGCTCTATCAAACCCTTAAAGAGATGAACCGGCCATGAAATTCGCCATTGTTGTCAATGTTACAAGGCAGAACGCACTCGATCTTGCCCGCAATCTCGCCTTATGGCTTGACGAACGAAAAGTTGCCTATATTTTTGAAAGCCTTTCGGCTGAAAAACTGCAGACCGATAATTCGGCGCCAATCGAGGAGCTCAACAAACACTGTGATGCCTTTATCTCACTTGGAGGCGACGGCACACTGCTCTTTACCTCACATTACGCCGTAACAAAACCGGTTATCGGGGTCAATGTCGGCTACCTCGGTTTTTTGACCGAGTTTACCCAGGCGGAGATGTTCACGGCTATAGAACGAGTGCTGAACGGAAGCAACACCATCCATACCCGATCTCAACTTGATGCGACCGTGTTGATCGATAATGAGGTTCAGCATCTTCGTGCACTGAATGACGTCGTTATCGAAAAAGGGGCCTATCCGCGTATTCCGACCTTTATCATAAAACTCGATGGCGAGCTGCTCAGCTCTTATCGGGCAGACGGAATCATTATTGCCACGTCGACCGGCTCAACGGCATACTCCATGTCGGCCGGTGGCCCGATCATCGCGCCGAAATCGAGTGTCTTTGTGATCACACCGATATGCCCGCACATGCTGACCGTCCGGCCAATCGTTATCAGCGACGAAAAAATCATTGAGGTATCGGTTGATGCACCCGACGGCTCTTTCCCCCTGAACTGCGACGGTAATCTAAAAAAAATGCTTGATCCTCAGGAGAGCATCACAGTCCGAAAATCGACTGTGGCGATCAATCTTGTCGCCAATGAAAACCGCGATTACTGTGAAATCCTGCGCACAAAACTGCTCTGGGGGCGCGAGCATAATTTCGGAACAATTGACAGTTGACAATCGACAGTTCACAACTCTCCATTATCACATTGTCCATTATCATTTATCCTTTGTCCATTGAACAGCATCAGTTCCGATTCGCTCTACCACCTCCTCGGCATTCCTTCTGACACTCCGCTGCTCATTGAGGAGATGTGCAAGAGGCTAAGGCCGGTTATCTATCCGGCACCTGATCTTTCGCCCCGGCTCGAACGTTTTTGCTCCGCACTCGCCGCAGCCATGCACGCTTTGGGAATCGCCGTTCTTTCACAGGAGGAGGCTTCAGGGGATGACGGACGTTTCGCTCCGGGCACCGTTATTCTCGCTCCGGGATATTTCCCTGACAGCCTGCTGGCTATCAACCGGGTCACAACACTGTACAACAACATCATCGTCGGGATCTACGACGAACCCGCTCCGCTCAGCCCGGAATCTCTCCCCCAGGAGCGCCTCGACGCCATTGTCGGCAGGCTTGCACGAGATATGGTGCATATCCTCATCTTTGTCGCCGACCACTCGTGGAGCATCTGCACCATGAACGGCGGAGTGGTCAACTTCAATACGCCGCTTCCCTGCCTTGAGGATGTCCGAAACACACTGGTGCCAAAACTGACGGCACAGGTTGTTCCGCCAAGGGGTGAAGAGCTTGACA
The DNA window shown above is from Pelodictyon phaeoclathratiforme BU-1 and carries:
- a CDS encoding prephenate dehydrogenase, giving the protein MSVDSPIRSISFIGLGLLGMSLLQAIKRSPLALESDIFFQGFDPNFSDGDRESVESLGVDRFTDDKKTLYQADLIILSAPVEINIALLDEISQLAPPTTLVSDVSSTKSLIARRARELGLPFLGMHPMAGKEQQGYRESNAELLQGRRIILCDDNNLLAGDKAAFLVALLESAGCTTLLMTPEEHDRVIAKISHLPQLLSTLLMTWCGDSISKSGPGFATLARLAGSSWDIWRDIIATNSDNIADELERFSRELDLLSHEVRKHDLEQLESRFNEANRLYQTLKEMNRP
- a CDS encoding NAD(+)/NADH kinase, which gives rise to MKFAIVVNVTRQNALDLARNLALWLDERKVAYIFESLSAEKLQTDNSAPIEELNKHCDAFISLGGDGTLLFTSHYAVTKPVIGVNVGYLGFLTEFTQAEMFTAIERVLNGSNTIHTRSQLDATVLIDNEVQHLRALNDVVIEKGAYPRIPTFIIKLDGELLSSYRADGIIIATSTGSTAYSMSAGGPIIAPKSSVFVITPICPHMLTVRPIVISDEKIIEVSVDAPDGSFPLNCDGNLKKMLDPQESITVRKSTVAINLVANENRDYCEILRTKLLWGREHNFGTIDS